In Amycolatopsis coloradensis, one genomic interval encodes:
- a CDS encoding DUF1540 domain-containing protein, which yields MTTTEMPAVHECTVSGCSYNHDGCHAFAITVGGGNGSADCGTFVPLNTKGGLDRVTAQVGACSRSDCRHNSALECTASSVRVGPGEGDHAANCLTYAP from the coding sequence ATGACCACCACCGAAATGCCCGCTGTCCACGAATGCACGGTCAGCGGCTGTTCGTACAACCACGACGGCTGTCACGCTTTCGCCATCACGGTCGGTGGCGGCAACGGATCGGCCGATTGCGGAACGTTCGTCCCGCTCAACACCAAGGGCGGACTCGATCGAGTGACCGCACAGGTGGGCGCCTGCTCCCGGTCCGACTGCCGCCACAATTCCGCGCTGGAATGCACCGCATCGAGTGTCCGGGTGGGACCGGGCGAGGGTGACCATGCCGCCAACTGCTTGACCTACGCCCCGTAG
- a CDS encoding PDR/VanB family oxidoreductase, producing MQKTVLDRVEPVAEGTVSLVLRGAEGPLAPWEPGAHVDVALPNWLTRQYSLCGNPADRGGYRVAVRYDRLSRGGSEYVHLFLRAGRTLDVSLPRNNFPLLPAPEHLFVAGGIGITPLKPMLAAAGPSASLVYVGRSEATMPFAAELKAAYGDRVRLHSTAEHGRPDFAALAAGLGPDALVYCCGPASMLAAAEAAFPAHRLHIERFRPVAKEFAPTEPFEVHCVRSGRTVPVAAEESLLDALNHAGFRIPSGCREGVCGSCEIGVAGGEPDHRDDIGAPPGRMYCCVSRASSRLDLDL from the coding sequence ATGCAGAAGACCGTTCTCGACCGCGTGGAACCGGTCGCCGAAGGAACCGTCTCGCTCGTCTTGCGCGGCGCCGAAGGCCCGTTGGCGCCCTGGGAGCCGGGCGCGCACGTCGATGTGGCGCTGCCGAACTGGCTGACCCGGCAGTATTCGCTGTGCGGGAACCCGGCCGATCGCGGCGGCTATCGGGTCGCCGTCCGGTACGACCGGCTGAGCCGGGGCGGTTCGGAGTACGTCCACCTGTTCCTGCGCGCGGGCCGGACGCTCGACGTTTCCTTGCCACGCAACAACTTCCCGTTGCTTCCCGCGCCGGAACACCTGTTCGTCGCCGGCGGGATCGGTATCACGCCCCTCAAACCGATGCTGGCGGCGGCGGGTCCTTCGGCCAGCTTGGTGTACGTCGGCAGGTCCGAAGCGACGATGCCGTTCGCCGCCGAGCTCAAGGCCGCGTACGGCGACAGGGTGCGCCTTCACTCCACCGCTGAGCACGGCAGGCCCGACTTCGCCGCGCTGGCCGCCGGGCTCGGCCCGGACGCGCTGGTCTACTGCTGTGGTCCCGCGTCGATGCTCGCCGCGGCCGAAGCGGCGTTCCCCGCACATCGACTGCATATCGAGCGTTTCCGGCCGGTGGCCAAGGAATTCGCGCCCACCGAGCCCTTCGAAGTGCACTGTGTCCGATCGGGGCGAACGGTACCGGTCGCCGCGGAAGAGTCGCTGCTGGACGCCTTGAACCACGCGGGGTTCCGTATCCCGTCCGGTTGCCGTGAAGGGGTTTGCGGCAGTTGCGAGATCGGCGTCGCCGGCGGCGAACCGGACCACCGCGACGACATCGGCGCGCCACCGGGACGGATGTACTGCTGTGTCTCCCGCGCGTCGTCACGTCTCGACCTCGATCTCTGA
- a CDS encoding MSMEG_1061 family FMN-dependent PPOX-type flavoprotein produces MTSSDTRPRRLSPEEVRARLGEPEAMIRAKVHDRIDRHGHRFIAHAPFVAMATSDASGLPDCSPRGDYPGFVKVLGERTLAIPDRPGNKLADSFRNLAENDGIGLMFVVPGVREVFRVNGRAYPTDEPDVLARMRTEGKPAELAIIVDVLETFFHCGRALIRSRLWDPASQALADELPSVGEVAAEQMGLDVDPAVVEAMLETGYRQLY; encoded by the coding sequence ATGACCAGCAGTGATACGCGCCCGCGCCGACTTTCGCCCGAGGAGGTCCGTGCCCGGCTGGGGGAGCCGGAGGCCATGATCAGGGCCAAGGTCCACGACCGGATCGACCGGCACGGCCATCGGTTCATCGCCCATGCCCCGTTCGTGGCGATGGCGACGTCGGACGCGAGCGGCCTGCCCGATTGCTCGCCGCGTGGCGACTACCCGGGTTTCGTCAAGGTGCTCGGCGAGCGCACCCTGGCGATCCCGGACCGGCCGGGCAACAAGCTCGCCGACTCCTTCCGCAACCTCGCCGAGAACGACGGCATCGGCCTGATGTTCGTGGTCCCCGGCGTGCGGGAGGTGTTCCGGGTCAACGGCCGCGCCTATCCCACCGACGAGCCGGACGTGCTCGCCAGGATGCGCACCGAGGGCAAACCGGCGGAACTGGCGATCATCGTCGACGTGCTGGAGACCTTCTTCCACTGCGGCCGCGCGCTGATCCGGTCCCGGCTCTGGGATCCCGCGAGCCAGGCACTGGCGGACGAATTGCCGTCCGTCGGCGAGGTCGCCGCCGAGCAGATGGGGCTCGACGTCGATCCGGCCGTGGTGGAGGCCATGCTCGAAACCGGCTATCGGCAGTTGTACTGA